In the Ramlibacter tataouinensis TTB310 genome, one interval contains:
- a CDS encoding YbhB/YbcL family Raf kinase inhibitor-like protein, with amino-acid sequence MLEKLPGAVGHVLRHRRAGLDKIAFHHSGLRAGLAAIQVSSLAFADHMPIPARYTADGEGLSPPLQWQGVPAGTASLVLIVEDADAPTPQPLVHAIVVDLAPEDGALAEGALQSADHEGTADVHEGRNSYFRAGWLPPDPPPGHGSHRYAFQLFALGPGAPFSGTPGRDAVMDEVRARALASGLLIGTYARPDGSIKAGEGAKAAAVTAAVPPH; translated from the coding sequence ATGCTGGAGAAATTGCCGGGGGCCGTCGGCCACGTGCTGCGCCATCGCCGCGCCGGGTTGGACAAGATCGCCTTCCACCACAGCGGCTTGCGCGCCGGACTGGCGGCGATCCAGGTCAGCAGCCTGGCTTTTGCCGACCACATGCCCATCCCGGCGCGTTACACGGCCGATGGCGAGGGCCTGTCACCGCCGCTGCAGTGGCAGGGCGTTCCTGCGGGCACGGCCTCCCTGGTGCTCATCGTCGAGGACGCCGATGCGCCCACGCCGCAGCCGCTGGTGCATGCCATCGTGGTCGACCTGGCGCCCGAGGACGGTGCCCTGGCCGAGGGAGCGCTCCAGAGCGCCGACCATGAGGGTACGGCCGACGTGCACGAGGGCCGCAACTCCTACTTCCGCGCCGGCTGGCTGCCGCCCGACCCGCCGCCGGGCCACGGCTCGCACCGCTACGCCTTCCAGTTGTTCGCGCTGGGGCCGGGCGCGCCTTTCAGCGGCACGCCCGGCCGCGATGCGGTGATGGACGAGGTACGCGCGCGCGCCCTGGCCAGCGGGCTGTTGATCGGTACCTATGCCCGGCCCGACGGCTCGATCAAGGCCGGCGAAGGCGCCAAGGCAGCGGCCGTCACGGCGGCGGTGCCGCCCCACTGA
- a CDS encoding LysR family transcriptional regulator yields MPTPRDVLTPDTLALLQAVARTGSFAAAARELGLVPSAVTYRVRLVEDALDALLFDRSSRQARLTDAGAELLREGERLLDQVDAVANRVRRVATGWETQLTLSIDGLIVRDTVLELCQAFFDSCPPTRLRLRDEVLTGTVEALRNGQADLALGFAMDPGTLPGLHHQLLGEVEFVFAVAPHHPLARHPEPLPEEVLRSHRAVAVADSTQRGHGMSIGLLAGQEVFTVPTMALKLDAQLRGLGAGFLPEPAARPFIESGRLVVRQTERPRRVARLHYAWRSGNLGPGQGLQWWLNQLESPATRRALLERRRG; encoded by the coding sequence TTGCCCACCCCCCGCGACGTCCTGACGCCCGACACCCTGGCCCTGCTGCAAGCCGTGGCCCGCACGGGCAGCTTCGCCGCCGCCGCGCGCGAGCTGGGCCTGGTGCCCAGCGCCGTCACCTACCGGGTGCGCCTGGTCGAGGACGCGCTGGACGCCCTGCTGTTCGACCGCAGCTCGCGGCAGGCGCGGCTGACAGATGCCGGCGCCGAGCTGCTGCGCGAGGGCGAGCGCCTGCTCGACCAGGTGGACGCGGTGGCGAACCGGGTGCGGCGCGTGGCCACCGGCTGGGAGACGCAGCTGACGCTGTCCATCGACGGCCTGATCGTGCGCGACACCGTGCTGGAGCTGTGCCAAGCCTTCTTCGACAGCTGTCCGCCGACCCGCCTGCGGCTGCGCGACGAGGTGCTCACCGGCACGGTCGAGGCGCTGCGCAACGGGCAGGCCGACCTGGCGCTGGGCTTCGCGATGGACCCCGGCACCCTGCCGGGCCTGCATCACCAGCTGCTGGGCGAGGTGGAGTTCGTCTTTGCCGTGGCGCCGCACCATCCGCTGGCCCGACATCCTGAGCCGCTGCCCGAGGAGGTGCTGCGCAGCCACCGTGCGGTGGCGGTGGCCGACAGCACGCAGCGCGGCCATGGCATGTCGATCGGACTGCTGGCGGGCCAAGAGGTGTTCACAGTGCCGACCATGGCGCTCAAGCTCGATGCGCAGCTGCGCGGGCTGGGCGCCGGTTTCCTGCCGGAGCCCGCGGCGCGGCCCTTCATCGAGAGCGGGCGGCTGGTGGTGCGGCAAACCGAGCGCCCCAGGCGCGTGGCGCGGCTCCACTACGCCTGGCGCTCCGGCAACCTGGGGCCCGGCCAAGGCCTGCAGTGGTGGCTGAACCAGCTGGAAAGCCCCGCGACGCGGCGCGCGCTGCTGGAGCGGCGCCGGGGCTGA
- the alaS gene encoding alanine--tRNA ligase — translation MSTPKFTVADIRKTFLQFFAGKGHTVVESSPLVPGNDPTLMFTNSGMVQFKDVFLGADKRPYVRAASVQACLRAGGKHNDLENVGYTARHHTFFEMLGNWSFGDYFKRDSLKWGWELLTEVYKLPKDRLWATVYIDDDEAYDIWTREIGLPPERVVRIGDNKGAKYASDNFWMMADTGPCGPCSEIFYDHGPEIPGGPPGSPDADGDRYIEIWNHVFMQFDMQPDGSIRKLPAPCVDTGMGLERLAAILQHVHSNYEIDLFQALIAAAARETGTPDLANPSLRVIADHIRATAFLVSDGVIPSNEGRGYVQRRIVRRGIRHGYKLGRKTPFFHKLVPDLVKLMGAAYPRLKAEQQRITEVLKAEEERFFETLENGMDILDAALKDGQKVLPGEVAFKLHDTYGFPLDLTQDVCRERGVTVHEPGFNAAMDRQKAAGRAAGKFRMDRALEYSGAGHPFTGYERLEEPAKVVALYRDGTPVQALREGEPGVVVLDTTPFYAESGGQVGDCGQITAEGVQFGVEDTQKIKADVYGHHGMQTQGTLQVGDAVMAKVDVARRQATMRNHSVTHLMHKALREVLGPHVQQKGSLVDADKTRFDFTHNQPVTQDQVREIERRVNAEILDNHPTQARVMEIEAAKATGAVMLFGEKYGDTVRVLDIGSSRELCGGTHVQRTGDIGLFKIVSEGGVAAGIRRVEAVTGANALAYLQQVEATVQSAAAALKAPAAELQARVGQVLEQVRTLEKEVAQLKGKLASSQGDELVSQAVDVRGTKVLAATLQGADAKTLRDTMDKLKDKLKSAAIVLAAVDGTKVQLAAGVTADRMGQVKAGELVNFVAQQVGGKGGGKPDLAMAGGTDAGQLPVALQSVRSWVAERLGA, via the coding sequence ATGAGCACACCCAAGTTCACCGTCGCCGACATCCGCAAGACCTTCCTCCAGTTCTTCGCCGGCAAGGGCCACACGGTGGTCGAGTCCAGCCCGCTGGTGCCGGGCAACGACCCCACGCTGATGTTCACCAACTCGGGCATGGTGCAGTTCAAGGACGTGTTCCTGGGCGCCGACAAGCGGCCCTACGTGCGCGCCGCCTCGGTGCAGGCCTGCCTGCGCGCCGGCGGCAAGCACAACGACCTGGAGAACGTGGGCTACACCGCGCGGCACCACACCTTCTTCGAGATGCTGGGCAACTGGAGCTTCGGCGATTACTTCAAGCGCGACAGCCTGAAGTGGGGCTGGGAGCTGCTGACCGAGGTCTACAAACTGCCCAAGGACAGGCTCTGGGCGACGGTCTACATCGACGACGACGAGGCCTACGACATCTGGACCCGGGAGATCGGCCTGCCGCCCGAGCGCGTGGTGCGCATCGGCGACAACAAGGGCGCCAAGTACGCCTCCGACAACTTCTGGATGATGGCCGACACCGGCCCCTGCGGCCCGTGCTCCGAGATCTTCTACGACCACGGCCCCGAGATCCCGGGCGGCCCTCCGGGCAGCCCCGATGCCGACGGCGACCGCTACATCGAGATCTGGAACCACGTGTTCATGCAGTTCGACATGCAGCCGGACGGCAGCATCCGGAAGCTGCCGGCGCCCTGCGTGGACACCGGCATGGGTCTGGAGCGGCTGGCCGCCATCCTGCAGCACGTGCACAGCAACTACGAGATCGACCTGTTCCAGGCGCTGATCGCCGCCGCCGCGCGCGAGACCGGCACCCCGGACCTGGCCAACCCGTCGCTGCGCGTGATCGCCGACCACATCCGCGCCACCGCCTTCCTGGTCAGCGACGGCGTGATCCCCAGCAACGAGGGCCGCGGCTACGTGCAGCGCCGCATCGTGCGCCGCGGCATCCGCCACGGCTACAAGCTCGGGCGCAAGACCCCCTTCTTCCACAAGCTGGTGCCCGACCTGGTGAAGTTGATGGGCGCTGCCTATCCGCGCCTGAAGGCCGAGCAGCAGCGCATCACCGAGGTGCTCAAGGCCGAGGAGGAGCGTTTCTTCGAGACGCTGGAGAATGGCATGGACATCCTGGACGCCGCGCTGAAGGATGGCCAGAAGGTCCTGCCCGGCGAGGTGGCGTTCAAGCTGCACGACACCTACGGCTTCCCGCTGGACCTGACCCAGGACGTCTGCCGCGAGCGCGGCGTCACCGTTCATGAGCCCGGCTTCAACGCCGCCATGGACAGGCAGAAGGCCGCCGGCCGCGCGGCCGGCAAGTTCAGGATGGACCGCGCCCTGGAGTACAGCGGCGCCGGCCATCCCTTCACCGGCTACGAGCGCCTGGAGGAGCCGGCCAAGGTGGTGGCGCTGTACCGCGACGGCACGCCGGTGCAGGCGCTGCGCGAGGGCGAGCCCGGCGTGGTGGTCCTCGACACCACGCCGTTCTACGCCGAGAGCGGCGGCCAGGTCGGCGATTGCGGCCAGATCACCGCCGAGGGCGTGCAGTTCGGCGTCGAGGACACGCAGAAGATCAAGGCCGACGTCTACGGCCACCACGGCATGCAGACTCAGGGCACGCTGCAGGTCGGCGACGCGGTCATGGCCAAGGTGGACGTGGCCCGCCGGCAGGCCACCATGCGCAACCACAGCGTCACGCACCTGATGCACAAGGCGCTGCGCGAGGTGCTGGGCCCGCACGTGCAGCAGAAGGGCTCGCTGGTCGACGCCGACAAGACGCGTTTCGACTTCACGCACAACCAGCCGGTGACGCAGGACCAGGTTCGCGAGATCGAGCGGCGCGTCAACGCCGAGATCCTGGACAACCACCCCACCCAGGCGCGGGTGATGGAGATCGAGGCCGCCAAGGCCACCGGCGCCGTGATGCTGTTCGGCGAGAAGTACGGCGACACGGTGCGGGTGCTGGACATCGGCTCCAGCCGCGAGCTGTGCGGCGGCACGCATGTGCAGCGCACCGGCGACATCGGCCTGTTCAAGATCGTGAGCGAAGGCGGCGTGGCCGCGGGCATCCGCCGCGTGGAAGCCGTGACCGGCGCCAATGCGCTGGCCTACCTGCAGCAGGTGGAAGCCACGGTCCAGAGCGCCGCCGCGGCACTCAAGGCCCCGGCGGCCGAGCTGCAGGCGCGTGTCGGCCAGGTGCTGGAGCAGGTGCGCACGCTGGAAAAGGAAGTGGCCCAGCTCAAGGGCAAGCTTGCGTCCTCCCAGGGCGACGAGCTGGTCAGCCAGGCGGTGGACGTCAGGGGCACCAAGGTGCTGGCGGCAACGCTGCAGGGCGCCGACGCCAAGACCCTGCGCGACACCATGGACAAGCTCAAGGACAAGCTCAAGTCCGCGGCCATCGTGCTGGCGGCGGTGGACGGCACCAAGGTGCAGCTGGCCGCCGGCGTCACGGCCGACCGCATGGGCCAGGTCAAGGCCGGCGAGCTGGTGAACTTCGTGGCGCAGCAGGTCGGCGGCAAGGGCGGCGGCAAGCCGGACCTGGCCATGGCCGGCGGCACCGATGCCGGCCAGCTGCCGGTGGCGCTGCAATCGGTGCGGAGCTGGGTGGCGGAGCGCCTCGGCGCGTGA
- a CDS encoding NAD(P)/FAD-dependent oxidoreductase, whose protein sequence is MPLPSPPPIESPSAEPPVRRKFAVIGAGLAGIACARTLAQAGCEVTVFEKSRGYGGRMASRDTPFGRFDHGAQYFTVRDERFARALALSPQLCRPWSANAVRVLDAHGRMAEASLPAPERHWVPVPGMDALARHWAQPLAQAGRTVLETRVARIERDSLDGRRWQLRTEGMDGSARVFSGFDAVMVAVPSRQAMDLLRESALAPAFAERLAQVEVAPCWTLMLAFPQAVQPGLTTLGPQWNAALSTHHRIAWLSRESSKPGRGPVERWTVQASAAWSSEHLEDDPQRVTAKLLRAFAEVTGIRAEPAHVQVHRWRFARTQVPLGRSHLWDSRVGLGLCGDWCLGHRVENAFVSGLELALAAL, encoded by the coding sequence ATGCCCCTGCCTTCCCCGCCGCCGATCGAATCGCCCAGCGCCGAGCCGCCCGTGCGCCGCAAGTTCGCAGTGATCGGCGCCGGCCTGGCCGGCATCGCCTGCGCGCGCACGCTGGCGCAGGCCGGCTGCGAGGTCACTGTGTTCGAGAAAAGCCGCGGCTATGGCGGCCGCATGGCCAGCCGCGACACGCCCTTCGGCCGCTTCGACCACGGCGCCCAGTACTTCACCGTGCGCGACGAGCGCTTCGCCCGCGCGCTGGCCCTGTCGCCGCAGCTGTGCCGCCCCTGGAGCGCCAACGCGGTGCGGGTGCTGGATGCGCATGGCCGCATGGCCGAGGCGTCCCTGCCGGCACCCGAGCGGCACTGGGTGCCCGTGCCGGGCATGGACGCCCTGGCCCGGCACTGGGCCCAGCCGCTGGCGCAGGCCGGGCGCACCGTGCTGGAGACGCGCGTGGCGCGCATCGAGCGCGACAGCCTGGACGGCCGCCGCTGGCAGCTGCGCACCGAGGGCATGGACGGCTCGGCGCGCGTGTTCTCGGGCTTCGACGCGGTCATGGTGGCCGTGCCCAGCCGGCAAGCCATGGACCTGCTGCGCGAGTCCGCGCTGGCTCCGGCGTTTGCCGAGCGCCTGGCCCAGGTCGAGGTGGCGCCTTGCTGGACCCTGATGCTGGCCTTTCCCCAGGCCGTGCAGCCGGGCCTGACGACCCTGGGGCCGCAGTGGAACGCGGCCCTGAGCACGCACCACCGCATCGCCTGGCTGTCGCGCGAATCGTCCAAGCCGGGCCGCGGCCCGGTGGAGCGCTGGACGGTGCAGGCCAGCGCGGCATGGTCCTCCGAGCACCTGGAAGACGACCCGCAGCGCGTCACGGCCAAGCTGCTGCGCGCCTTTGCCGAGGTCACCGGCATCCGCGCCGAGCCCGCCCATGTCCAGGTGCACCGCTGGCGCTTTGCGCGCACCCAGGTGCCGCTGGGCCGCAGCCACCTGTGGGACAGCCGCGTCGGCCTGGGCCTGTGCGGCGACTGGTGCCTGGGCCACCGCGTCGAGAACGCCTTCGTCTCGGGGCTGGAGCTGGCGCTGGCCGCCCTCTGA
- the trmB gene encoding tRNA (guanosine(46)-N7)-methyltransferase TrmB, whose protein sequence is MSEPPNAPPGSVPHPRTVRSFVRRAGRTTIGQARAFETLGPRFLLPYTGEPLQLAAAFGREAPTVLEIGFGMGEATAHIAGLMPQKNFLCCEVHEPGVGALLKRIGELGLSNIRIVPHDAVEVVDRMLTPASLAGIHVFFPDPWHKLRHHKRRLIQPPLAARLASRLAPGGYLHCATDWEPYAQQMLEVLSAEPLLANTAPGFAPRPDYRPLTKFENRGLKLGHGVWDLVFVRS, encoded by the coding sequence ATGAGCGAGCCGCCGAACGCCCCGCCCGGGAGCGTGCCCCATCCCCGCACCGTCCGCAGCTTCGTGCGCCGTGCCGGCCGCACCACCATCGGCCAGGCGCGCGCCTTCGAGACGCTGGGCCCGCGCTTCCTGCTGCCCTACACAGGCGAGCCGCTGCAGCTGGCCGCCGCCTTCGGCCGCGAGGCCCCCACCGTCCTGGAGATCGGCTTCGGCATGGGCGAGGCCACGGCCCACATCGCGGGGCTGATGCCGCAGAAGAACTTCCTGTGCTGCGAGGTGCACGAGCCGGGCGTGGGCGCGCTGCTCAAGCGCATCGGCGAGCTGGGCCTCTCGAACATCCGCATCGTCCCGCATGACGCGGTGGAGGTGGTGGACCGCATGCTGACGCCCGCCAGCCTGGCCGGCATCCACGTCTTCTTTCCCGACCCCTGGCACAAGCTGCGCCACCACAAGCGCCGCCTGATCCAGCCGCCGCTGGCGGCGCGGCTGGCCAGCCGGCTGGCGCCCGGCGGCTACCTGCACTGCGCCACCGACTGGGAACCGTACGCGCAGCAGATGCTGGAGGTGCTGTCGGCCGAGCCGCTGCTGGCCAATACCGCCCCGGGCTTCGCGCCCCGGCCCGACTACCGGCCGCTGACCAAGTTCGAGAACCGCGGCCTCAAGCTGGGGCACGGCGTGTGGGACCTGGTGTTCGTGCGCTCATAG
- the gluQRS gene encoding tRNA glutamyl-Q(34) synthetase GluQRS, protein MGERGGTRYLGRFAPSPTGALHAGSLVAALASWLDARAHGGRWLVRIEDVDTPRCVPGADHTLLRQLADCGLVPDEAPLWQSRRGALYQAALDTLVRRGLAYPCGCTRKDIETTLAAQGRARERHGELVYPGTCREGLHGKPPRAWRMLTRGAGRVDWTDRRLGPQSQEVEREVGDFVLSRADGLWAYQLAVVVDDAAQGVTHVVRGEDLADNTARQVLLQRALGLPAPYYLHTPLVLGANGEKLSKQNGAAALDTSDALRCLREAGRVLGITGDAASAAGWLQAATREWARRWVPPGPRQ, encoded by the coding sequence GTGGGAGAGCGTGGGGGCACACGGTACCTGGGGCGCTTTGCCCCCTCCCCCACCGGGGCGCTGCATGCCGGCTCGCTGGTGGCCGCGCTGGCCAGCTGGCTGGACGCGCGGGCCCATGGCGGCCGCTGGCTGGTGCGCATCGAGGATGTGGACACGCCGCGCTGCGTGCCGGGTGCGGACCACACCCTCCTGCGCCAGCTGGCCGACTGCGGCCTGGTGCCCGACGAGGCGCCGCTGTGGCAGTCGCGGCGCGGCGCGCTGTACCAGGCCGCGCTGGATACGCTGGTGCGGCGCGGACTGGCCTATCCCTGCGGCTGCACGCGCAAGGACATCGAAACCACCTTGGCGGCGCAGGGTCGCGCGCGCGAGCGCCATGGCGAACTGGTCTACCCGGGCACCTGCCGCGAGGGCCTGCACGGCAAGCCGCCGCGGGCCTGGCGGATGCTGACGCGCGGGGCGGGCCGGGTGGACTGGACCGACCGCCGCCTGGGCCCGCAGTCGCAGGAGGTGGAGCGCGAGGTGGGCGACTTCGTGCTGAGCCGCGCCGACGGGCTGTGGGCCTACCAGCTCGCCGTGGTGGTCGACGATGCCGCCCAGGGCGTCACCCACGTGGTGCGCGGCGAGGACCTGGCCGACAACACCGCCCGCCAGGTGCTGCTGCAGCGCGCTCTGGGCCTGCCCGCGCCGTACTACCTGCACACGCCGCTGGTGCTGGGCGCCAACGGCGAGAAGCTGTCCAAGCAGAACGGCGCAGCGGCGCTGGACACCTCGGATGCGCTGCGCTGCCTGCGCGAGGCCGGGCGGGTGCTGGGCATCACCGGCGACGCGGCCAGCGCCGCCGGCTGGCTGCAGGCGGCCACCCGGGAGTGGGCCCGGCGATGGGTGCCGCCCGGGCCGCGACAATAG
- a CDS encoding pirin family protein, protein MLTLRPSQDRGHANHGWLDSYHSFSFANYYDPEHMGWGNLRVINEDRIAPGTGFGTHGHRDMEIISYVLQGNLAHKDTLGNVKGIPPGDVQRMSAGTGVMHSEFNHAPDQVTHFLQIWIQPDRHGIPPSYEQKTFADAEKRGRLRLVASPDGAEGSVQINASARLYAGLFDGTEATQLQLASGRKGYVHLVRGELDVNGRPLKAGDAVLLDGETRVALASGRDAEVLVFDLAP, encoded by the coding sequence ATGCTGACCTTGCGCCCCTCCCAGGACCGCGGCCATGCCAACCACGGCTGGCTGGATTCGTACCACAGCTTCTCGTTCGCGAACTACTACGACCCCGAGCACATGGGCTGGGGCAACCTGCGGGTGATCAACGAGGACCGCATCGCGCCCGGCACCGGCTTCGGCACCCACGGCCACCGCGACATGGAGATCATCAGCTACGTGCTGCAGGGCAACCTGGCGCACAAGGACACGCTGGGCAACGTCAAGGGCATCCCGCCCGGCGACGTGCAGCGCATGAGCGCGGGCACCGGCGTGATGCACAGCGAGTTCAACCATGCGCCGGACCAGGTGACGCACTTCCTGCAGATCTGGATCCAGCCGGACCGCCACGGCATCCCGCCGAGCTACGAGCAGAAGACCTTCGCCGACGCCGAGAAGCGCGGCAGGCTGCGCCTGGTGGCCTCGCCCGACGGCGCCGAGGGCTCGGTGCAGATCAATGCCAGCGCCCGCCTGTACGCCGGCCTGTTCGACGGCACCGAGGCCACGCAGCTGCAGCTGGCCAGCGGCCGCAAGGGCTACGTGCACCTGGTGCGCGGCGAGCTGGACGTCAACGGGCGGCCGCTCAAGGCCGGCGACGCCGTGCTGCTGGACGGCGAAACCCGTGTGGCGCTGGCGAGCGGCCGCGATGCCGAGGTGCTGGTGTTCGATCTGGCGCCCTGA
- a CDS encoding mechanosensitive ion channel family protein, producing METNTITEWSTAIMSSLAAAMALFFSAIPKILGFLVIVLAGWFIASLVEKGIAAILRSIRFNDLAQRSGLADFVHKMGTGTDPAGMIGAVVKWFIRLIALVVAFDALGLPAVSDVLRQLLLWLPNVVVALVVLVIGGLAARALSNIVRGAAAEGGLGNPDFLAKVASTVVWTFAVVVAVNQLGIATTLVNTLFMAVVGAIALALGLSFGLGGRETAAEIVRNWYGKSHEKAAQLQRTAEAAGQRASGMAAGGGAGAGYAGGSGSMGGSTGTGGTSGGGMGRPGYQPARPGRDNG from the coding sequence ATGGAAACCAACACCATCACCGAGTGGAGCACGGCCATCATGTCGTCGCTGGCCGCAGCCATGGCCTTGTTCTTCTCGGCCATCCCCAAGATCCTGGGCTTTCTCGTCATCGTCCTGGCCGGCTGGTTCATCGCCTCGCTGGTCGAGAAGGGCATTGCCGCCATCCTGCGCTCGATCCGCTTCAACGACCTGGCTCAGCGCTCGGGCCTGGCAGACTTCGTCCACAAGATGGGCACCGGCACCGACCCGGCCGGGATGATAGGCGCGGTGGTGAAGTGGTTCATCCGGCTGATCGCGCTGGTGGTGGCCTTCGACGCGCTGGGACTGCCCGCGGTGTCGGACGTGCTGCGCCAGCTGCTCCTGTGGCTGCCCAACGTGGTCGTGGCCCTGGTGGTGCTGGTCATCGGCGGACTGGCGGCCCGCGCGCTCAGCAATATCGTGCGCGGCGCCGCGGCCGAGGGTGGCCTGGGCAATCCCGACTTCCTAGCCAAGGTGGCCTCCACGGTGGTGTGGACCTTCGCCGTCGTGGTGGCGGTCAACCAGCTGGGCATCGCCACCACGCTGGTGAACACCTTGTTCATGGCCGTGGTCGGCGCGATCGCGCTGGCGCTGGGCCTGTCCTTCGGCCTGGGCGGCCGCGAGACCGCCGCCGAGATCGTGCGCAACTGGTACGGCAAGTCGCATGAGAAGGCCGCGCAGCTGCAGCGCACCGCCGAAGCCGCAGGGCAACGGGCCAGCGGCATGGCTGCAGGCGGCGGCGCCGGCGCTGGTTATGCCGGCGGCAGCGGCAGCATGGGTGGCAGCACCGGTACGGGCGGCACCTCCGGTGGCGGCATGGGCCGTCCGGGCTATCAGCCGGCCAGACCGGGGCGTGATAATGGATAG
- a CDS encoding DoxX family protein codes for MTATTATTIPATTATTSGQDALSFLGRALIALLFIPAGFSKIGGFAGVTGYIASKGLPMPAAGAALAIVVELLIGLMLLAGFKTRFSALVLAVFTVVASVVFHNFWALQGAQAMAQQQAFFKNIAVVGGLLVLMAFGPGGWSIDARGRKR; via the coding sequence ATGACCGCAACCACTGCCACCACCATCCCCGCCACGACGGCCACCACCTCCGGCCAGGACGCGCTGAGCTTCCTGGGCCGGGCGCTGATCGCCCTGCTGTTCATCCCGGCCGGCTTCAGCAAGATCGGCGGCTTCGCCGGCGTGACCGGCTACATCGCCTCCAAGGGGCTGCCGATGCCGGCCGCCGGCGCGGCGCTCGCCATCGTCGTCGAGCTGCTCATCGGCCTGATGCTGCTGGCGGGCTTCAAGACCCGGTTCTCGGCCCTGGTGCTGGCCGTCTTCACGGTGGTGGCCAGCGTCGTCTTCCACAACTTCTGGGCGCTGCAAGGCGCGCAGGCGATGGCGCAGCAACAGGCCTTCTTCAAGAACATCGCCGTGGTCGGCGGCCTGCTGGTGCTGATGGCCTTCGGCCCCGGTGGCTGGAGCATCGACGCGCGCGGCCGCAAGCGCTGA
- a CDS encoding MOSC domain-containing protein, translated as MDDLRQLTGFFPFEGRLEAILLRPARGTPVHSAPAAEALAGRGLAGDRSAAGRGGGKRQVTLLQAEHLPVLAALLRRDAIDPALLRRNLVVSGLNLLAARSLFADRPLALRIGDAVLLEVTGPCEPCSKMEAALGPGAYNALRGHGGVTARVLAGGRVSVGMRCRPVQMPDGLERAMGIEPTS; from the coding sequence GTGGACGACCTGCGCCAACTCACCGGCTTCTTTCCTTTCGAAGGCCGGCTCGAAGCCATCCTGCTGCGGCCGGCGCGGGGCACGCCCGTGCACAGCGCTCCAGCGGCCGAAGCCCTGGCCGGCCGCGGACTGGCCGGCGACCGCAGCGCGGCGGGCCGCGGGGGCGGCAAGCGCCAGGTGACGCTGCTGCAGGCCGAGCACCTGCCGGTGCTCGCGGCCTTGCTGCGGCGTGACGCCATCGATCCCGCACTGCTGCGGCGCAACCTGGTGGTCTCGGGCCTGAACCTGCTGGCGGCGCGCTCGCTGTTCGCCGACCGGCCGCTCGCGCTGCGCATCGGCGATGCCGTGCTGCTGGAGGTGACGGGTCCTTGCGAGCCCTGTTCGAAGATGGAAGCCGCCCTGGGCCCCGGCGCGTACAACGCCTTGCGCGGCCATGGCGGGGTGACGGCACGGGTGCTGGCCGGCGGCCGCGTCAGCGTCGGGATGCGCTGCCGGCCTGTGCAGATGCCTGATGGATTGGAGCGGGCGATGGGAATCGAACCCACGTCTTGA
- a CDS encoding flavodoxin family protein yields the protein MADIAVVFHSGYGHTQRQAQAVAEGAAARLIAIDAEGNLPEGAWEQLAAADAIVFGSPTYMGGPSWQFKKFADATSKPWFTQAWKDKLFAGFTNSAALNGDKHSTIHYFITLAAQHSGLWVSQGIMPSSTKAAQRDDPNRLGSYAGAIAQSPSDASPAEMAPGDLETARQFGKRVAEAAARWARR from the coding sequence ATGGCCGACATCGCAGTCGTCTTCCATTCCGGCTACGGCCACACCCAGCGCCAGGCGCAGGCCGTGGCCGAGGGCGCCGCCGCCCGGCTGATCGCCATCGACGCCGAGGGCAACCTGCCCGAGGGCGCGTGGGAGCAGCTGGCCGCCGCCGACGCCATCGTCTTCGGCTCGCCCACCTACATGGGCGGGCCGAGCTGGCAGTTCAAGAAGTTCGCCGACGCCACGTCCAAGCCGTGGTTCACCCAGGCCTGGAAGGACAAGCTGTTCGCCGGCTTCACCAACAGCGCGGCACTCAACGGCGACAAGCACTCGACCATCCACTACTTCATCACGCTGGCGGCGCAGCACAGCGGCCTGTGGGTGAGCCAGGGCATCATGCCTTCCAGCACCAAGGCCGCGCAGCGCGACGATCCCAACCGCCTCGGCTCGTACGCCGGCGCGATCGCCCAGAGCCCGTCCGACGCCTCGCCCGCGGAGATGGCCCCCGGCGACCTGGAAACCGCGCGCCAGTTCGGCAAGCGGGTTGCCGAAGCCGCCGCCCGCTGGGCCCGCAGGTAA